A DNA window from Streptomyces canus contains the following coding sequences:
- a CDS encoding penicillin acylase family protein codes for MRTRLRRAVVAAVALFAAVATLPAVAAQNQQQQEHPSHGGLSATIRYTEYGIPHILAKNYADLGFGTGWAQATDQVCTLADGFVTVRGERSRFFGADAASDTALSSATRNLSSDLYFRGVREAGTVDKLMATPAPRGPSRAVKELMRGFAAGYNAWLRKNRITDPACKGADWVRPVTVQDVAARNFALAVLGGQGRAVDGITAAQPPASTTATSGAPDARDTARAARELFAADSADMGSNAVAFSGATTANGRGLLLGNPHYPWQGGRRFWQSQQTIPGELNIAGGSLLGSATISIGHNAQVAWSHTVATGVTLNLHQLTLDPADPTTYLVDGRPERMTERRVTVAVQGGEPVTRTQWWTRYGPVVTSLGAALPLPWTTTTAYALNDPNATNLRASDTALGFSRARSTSDVLAALQRTQGLPWVNTIAADSRGHTLFTQSQVLPRITDELAQRCSTPLGRATYPASGVAILDGSRGDCALGSDQDAVQPGIFGPAKMPVLTDAPYAENSNDSAWLANAERPITGYERVFGTVGTQRSMRTRGALQDVSAMAGRGRLTVRDLQAQQFANRVTAGDLAAADAAKACAALPGGTATGSDGTAVDVREACGVLAAWDRTANTDSRGALLFDRLWRKLPNSSLWKVPFSAADPVGTPNTLNTDAPAFATALADTVTELRAAGVPLDSRLGEHQFVVRNGKRIAVPGGTESLGVWNKVEPVWNPAGGGYTEVTTGSSYIQAVGWDGGRCPVARTLLTYSQSSNPNSPHFSDQTRLFSAEKWVTSRFCEKDILSSPALRVVRVRS; via the coding sequence ATGCGCACCCGTCTCAGACGCGCCGTCGTCGCGGCCGTGGCCCTGTTCGCCGCCGTCGCCACGTTGCCGGCCGTAGCCGCGCAGAACCAGCAGCAACAGGAACATCCGTCCCACGGCGGTCTGTCCGCCACCATCCGTTACACCGAGTACGGCATCCCGCACATCCTCGCGAAGAACTACGCGGACCTCGGTTTCGGCACCGGGTGGGCGCAGGCCACCGACCAGGTGTGCACGCTCGCCGACGGGTTCGTGACCGTGCGCGGCGAACGTTCGCGCTTCTTCGGGGCCGACGCCGCCTCCGACACCGCGCTCTCCTCGGCCACCCGGAACCTCTCCAGCGACCTGTACTTCCGCGGGGTGCGGGAGGCGGGAACGGTGGACAAGCTGATGGCCACGCCGGCGCCGCGCGGTCCGAGCCGTGCGGTGAAGGAGCTGATGCGAGGCTTCGCGGCGGGCTACAACGCCTGGCTGCGGAAGAACCGGATCACCGACCCGGCGTGCAAGGGTGCCGACTGGGTGCGCCCGGTGACGGTCCAGGACGTCGCCGCGCGCAACTTCGCGCTGGCCGTGCTCGGCGGTCAGGGCCGGGCCGTGGACGGCATCACGGCCGCGCAGCCGCCCGCGTCCACCACTGCGACGTCCGGCGCGCCGGACGCCCGGGACACCGCCCGCGCGGCCCGGGAACTCTTCGCCGCCGACTCCGCCGACATGGGCTCCAACGCCGTGGCCTTCAGCGGGGCCACGACGGCGAACGGCCGCGGGCTGCTCCTCGGCAACCCGCACTATCCCTGGCAGGGCGGCCGCCGCTTCTGGCAGTCGCAGCAGACCATCCCCGGCGAACTGAACATCGCGGGCGGCTCGCTGCTCGGCTCCGCGACGATCTCCATAGGCCACAACGCGCAGGTGGCCTGGAGTCACACCGTGGCCACGGGTGTCACCCTCAACCTGCACCAGCTCACCCTGGACCCCGCCGACCCGACCACGTATCTCGTCGACGGCAGACCGGAGCGGATGACCGAGCGCCGGGTGACCGTCGCCGTCCAGGGCGGCGAACCGGTGACGAGGACCCAGTGGTGGACGCGGTACGGCCCGGTCGTCACCTCGCTCGGGGCCGCGCTGCCGCTGCCCTGGACGACCACGACGGCGTACGCCCTCAATGACCCGAACGCCACCAACCTGCGCGCCTCCGACACGGCCCTCGGCTTCAGCAGGGCCCGCAGTACGAGCGACGTCCTGGCCGCGTTGCAGCGCACCCAGGGTCTGCCGTGGGTCAACACGATCGCCGCCGACTCGCGGGGGCACACGCTGTTCACGCAGTCCCAGGTGCTCCCCCGGATCACCGACGAGCTGGCCCAGCGCTGCTCCACTCCCCTGGGCAGGGCCACCTACCCCGCCTCGGGGGTGGCGATCCTCGACGGCTCGCGCGGCGACTGTGCCCTCGGCAGTGATCAGGACGCCGTACAGCCGGGCATCTTCGGACCCGCGAAGATGCCGGTCCTCACGGACGCGCCGTACGCGGAGAACTCCAACGACAGCGCCTGGCTGGCCAACGCCGAGCGGCCGATCACCGGGTACGAGCGGGTCTTCGGCACCGTGGGCACGCAGCGCTCGATGCGCACCCGCGGCGCCCTCCAGGACGTGTCCGCGATGGCCGGACGGGGGCGGTTGACCGTACGGGACCTCCAGGCGCAGCAGTTCGCCAACCGGGTGACCGCGGGCGATCTCGCGGCGGCGGACGCGGCGAAGGCATGTGCCGCTCTTCCTGGTGGCACGGCAACGGGCAGTGATGGCACGGCGGTTGACGTCCGCGAGGCCTGCGGGGTGCTCGCGGCCTGGGACCGCACCGCGAACACCGACAGCCGGGGTGCGCTGCTCTTCGACCGGCTCTGGCGGAAACTGCCCAACTCCTCGCTGTGGAAGGTGCCGTTCTCGGCGGCCGACCCGGTGGGCACCCCGAACACGCTCAACACCGACGCGCCGGCCTTCGCCACGGCCCTCGCAGACACGGTGACCGAGCTCAGGGCGGCCGGTGTCCCGCTGGACTCGCGGCTCGGGGAGCACCAGTTCGTCGTACGGAACGGCAAGCGCATCGCCGTTCCGGGCGGCACCGAGTCGCTGGGTGTGTGGAACAAGGTCGAGCCGGTGTGGAACCCGGCGGGCGGCGGATACACGGAGGTGACGACCGGGTCCAGCTACATCCAGGCGGTGGGCTGGGACGGCGGCCGCTGCCCGGTGGCCCGGACCCTGCTGACGTACTCGCAGTCCTCGAACCCGAACTCACCGCACTTCAGCGACCAGACGCGGCTGTTCTCGGCGGAGAAGTGGGTGACGTCCCGGTTCTGCGAGAAGGACATCCTGTCGTCGCCGGCGCTGCGGGTCGTCCGGGTCCGTTCATGA
- a CDS encoding acyl-CoA synthetase: MTSTPPAGFWAQATQDPPRTVLIAPDGSPWTAGRLHAAANQLVHGLRAAGLERGDAFAVVLPNSAEFFTAHLAASQAGFYLVPINHHFVAPEIAWIVADSGAKVLIADERFAAAARQAADEAGLPASHRYAVGEIEGFRPYAELLDGQPESAPADRELGWVMNYTSGTTGRPRGIRRPLPGKRPEEAYLGGFLGIFGIQPFGDNVHLVCSPLYHTAVLQFAAASLHIGHQLVLMDKWTPEEMLRLIDAHRCTHTHMVPTQFHRLLALPEEVRARYDVSSMRHAIHGAAPCPDHVKRAMLDWWGPCVEEYYAASEGGGAFATAEDWLKKPGTVGKAWPISELAIFDDDGNRLPPGELGTVYLKMNTGGFAYHKDEAKTKKNRIGDFFTVGDLGLLDEDGYLFLRDRKIDMIISGGVNIYPAEIESVLLQHPAVADAAAFGIPHDDWGEEVKAVVEPAPGHAPGPDLADDLLAHCAAQLAGYKRPKSVDFITEMPRDPNGKLYKRRLRDPYWQGRSRPV; the protein is encoded by the coding sequence GTGACGAGCACACCTCCCGCGGGCTTCTGGGCCCAGGCCACCCAAGACCCTCCGCGTACGGTCCTCATCGCCCCGGACGGCTCCCCCTGGACCGCCGGTCGCCTCCACGCCGCCGCCAACCAGCTCGTGCACGGCCTGCGCGCCGCCGGACTCGAACGCGGTGACGCCTTCGCCGTCGTCCTGCCCAACAGCGCCGAGTTCTTCACCGCGCACCTCGCCGCCAGCCAGGCCGGCTTCTACCTGGTCCCGATCAACCACCACTTCGTCGCCCCCGAGATCGCCTGGATCGTCGCCGACTCCGGCGCCAAGGTGCTCATCGCCGACGAACGCTTCGCCGCCGCGGCACGGCAGGCGGCCGACGAGGCGGGCCTCCCGGCGAGCCACCGGTACGCCGTCGGCGAGATCGAGGGCTTCCGGCCGTACGCCGAACTCCTCGACGGTCAACCGGAGTCGGCACCCGCGGACCGCGAGCTCGGCTGGGTCATGAACTACACCTCGGGTACGACGGGCCGCCCGCGCGGTATCCGCCGGCCCCTGCCCGGCAAGCGGCCGGAGGAGGCGTACCTCGGCGGCTTCCTCGGCATCTTCGGCATCCAGCCCTTCGGCGACAACGTCCACCTGGTCTGCTCGCCGCTCTACCACACGGCCGTCCTCCAGTTCGCGGCCGCGTCCCTGCACATCGGCCACCAACTGGTTCTGATGGACAAGTGGACGCCCGAGGAGATGCTGCGGCTGATCGACGCGCACCGGTGCACCCACACCCACATGGTCCCGACCCAGTTCCACCGCCTGCTGGCCCTGCCGGAGGAGGTCCGGGCGCGCTACGACGTCTCGTCCATGCGGCACGCCATCCACGGGGCCGCCCCCTGCCCCGACCATGTGAAGCGGGCGATGCTCGACTGGTGGGGGCCCTGTGTGGAGGAGTACTACGCGGCCAGTGAGGGCGGCGGAGCCTTCGCCACCGCCGAGGACTGGCTGAAGAAGCCCGGCACGGTCGGCAAGGCCTGGCCCATCAGCGAACTCGCGATCTTCGACGACGACGGCAACCGGCTGCCGCCCGGCGAACTCGGCACCGTGTACCTGAAGATGAACACGGGCGGCTTCGCCTACCACAAGGACGAGGCCAAGACGAAGAAGAACCGCATCGGAGACTTCTTCACCGTGGGCGACCTGGGGCTCCTGGACGAGGACGGCTACCTCTTCCTCCGCGATCGCAAGATCGACATGATCATCTCCGGCGGGGTGAACATCTACCCCGCCGAGATCGAGTCCGTCCTGCTGCAGCACCCCGCCGTCGCCGACGCCGCCGCCTTCGGCATCCCGCACGACGACTGGGGCGAGGAGGTCAAGGCCGTGGTGGAACCGGCCCCGGGCCACGCGCCCGGGCCGGACCTGGCCGACGACCTCCTCGCCCACTGCGCCGCACAACTCGCCGGCTACAAGCGCCCGAAGAGCGTCGACTTCATCACCGAGATGCCCCGCGATCCCAACGGCAAGCTGTACAAGCGACGGCTGCGGGATCCGTACTGGCAGGGGCGCTCGCGGCCGGTGTGA
- a CDS encoding NAD(P)H-dependent flavin oxidoreductase codes for MQTELSKKLGVEHAVFGFTPFPAVAAAISRAGGFGVLGAVRYTAPDELKRDLDWIEAHIDGKPYGLDVVMPAKKVEGVTEADVEAMIPEGHRQFVKDTLAKYGVPELAEGEASGWRITGWMEQVARNQLDVAFDYPIRLLANALGSPPADVVARAHDQDVLVAALAGSARHAVKHKEGGIDIVVAQGYEAGGHTGDIASMVLTPEVVDAVDPLPVLAAGGIGSGQQVAAALALGAQGVWLGSLWLTTTEAELPSPKLIEKLLAAGSGDTVRSRALTGKPARQLRTEWTDAWDSADGPGTLPMPLQGLLVADAVSRIQKYEVEPLLGTPVGQIVGRMNSERSVQAVFDDLTRGFEKAVDRINRIAGRSGQ; via the coding sequence ATGCAGACGGAGCTGAGCAAGAAACTGGGAGTCGAGCACGCCGTCTTCGGCTTCACGCCGTTCCCCGCCGTCGCGGCGGCCATCAGCCGGGCCGGCGGTTTCGGAGTGCTCGGCGCGGTCCGTTACACGGCCCCCGACGAACTCAAACGCGACCTCGACTGGATCGAGGCGCACATCGACGGCAAGCCGTACGGCCTGGACGTCGTGATGCCCGCCAAGAAGGTCGAGGGGGTGACCGAGGCGGATGTCGAGGCCATGATTCCCGAGGGCCACCGGCAGTTCGTCAAGGACACCCTCGCCAAGTACGGCGTGCCCGAACTCGCCGAGGGCGAGGCGTCGGGGTGGCGCATCACGGGCTGGATGGAGCAGGTCGCCCGCAACCAGCTGGACGTCGCCTTCGACTATCCGATCCGGCTGCTCGCCAATGCGCTCGGCTCCCCGCCCGCCGACGTGGTGGCCCGCGCACACGATCAGGACGTCCTCGTCGCGGCCCTCGCGGGCAGCGCCCGGCACGCCGTCAAGCACAAGGAGGGCGGCATCGACATCGTGGTCGCACAGGGCTACGAGGCCGGCGGCCACACCGGTGACATCGCCTCCATGGTCCTCACGCCCGAGGTCGTCGACGCCGTGGACCCGCTTCCCGTGCTGGCAGCCGGTGGCATCGGCAGCGGACAGCAGGTGGCGGCCGCGCTGGCACTCGGGGCTCAAGGCGTGTGGCTGGGCTCCCTGTGGCTGACCACCACAGAGGCCGAACTGCCGTCGCCCAAGCTCATCGAGAAGCTGCTGGCGGCCGGCTCCGGCGACACCGTCCGCTCCCGTGCGCTGACCGGGAAACCCGCGCGCCAGCTCCGTACGGAATGGACCGACGCCTGGGACTCCGCCGACGGACCCGGCACCCTCCCGATGCCCCTTCAGGGCCTGCTCGTCGCCGATGCGGTGTCCCGCATCCAGAAATACGAGGTGGAGCCCCTGCTGGGAACGCCCGTCGGCCAGATCGTCGGACGGATGAACAGCGAACGCAGCGTCCAGGCCGTCTTCGACGACCTCACCCGCGGCTTCGAGAAAGCCGTCGACCGGATCAACCGCATCGCCGGAAGGAGCGGCCAGTGA
- a CDS encoding serine hydrolase, whose amino-acid sequence MADEVSTGVTRRQLVRRALALGGALAVAPFPAGPAEAAASRSHPALRHGTPERAGLLPAHLRQLVTDAETFLGPSPKHPWYAGAVLLAGRGGTVALHRPVGMAVRYQSYDEKTDSGVEFPAGRQIPMAEDTVFDLASVSKLFTSLLAVQQIERGALELEGKVAAYLPEFAAAGKQDITIRQLLTHTSGFRAWIPLYNAPTYEEKLQLVWNQAPLNPPGSTYLYSDLNLISLHLVLERITGRALDVLLREEITAPLGLTSTRYNPPASWRPRIAATEDARKPWSGLDRGLVWGEVHDENAFSLGGVAGHAGVFSDAWDLAVLGRTLLNGGTYGKARILRPESVELMFTDFNTAFPGDEHGLGFELYQHWYMGAMATPRTAGHTGFTGTSLVLDPTTDSFLIVLGNSVHPVRTWRSGSAPRVAAGNSMARAVAVRPAHGRTAWFSGMANATDATLTLPALDTSSGDTRLRCALWWDIEPADTLTLEATTDGGASWQPVPFTTEHDGAQDHPGGSVTGWSGRTWYRLSARLPAARRLALRWRYSSDRLYAGRGAYVDGLRIGTGDCVLFDESRPADAARIEAVGWTASGD is encoded by the coding sequence ATGGCCGATGAGGTGAGCACCGGAGTGACCCGCCGTCAGCTGGTCCGAAGGGCCCTCGCGTTGGGCGGCGCGCTCGCCGTCGCCCCCTTTCCCGCGGGCCCCGCCGAAGCGGCGGCCTCCAGGAGCCACCCGGCCCTCCGCCACGGCACCCCCGAACGGGCGGGGCTCCTCCCCGCCCACCTGCGCCAACTCGTCACCGACGCCGAGACGTTCCTCGGCCCCTCGCCGAAACACCCCTGGTACGCGGGCGCCGTCCTGCTCGCCGGGCGCGGCGGCACGGTGGCCCTGCACCGGCCCGTCGGGATGGCGGTGCGCTATCAGTCGTACGACGAGAAGACGGACAGCGGCGTCGAGTTCCCGGCCGGCCGGCAGATCCCCATGGCCGAGGACACCGTCTTCGACCTCGCCTCGGTGTCGAAGCTGTTCACCTCGCTCCTCGCCGTGCAGCAGATCGAGCGGGGCGCGCTGGAGCTGGAGGGCAAGGTCGCCGCCTACCTCCCGGAGTTCGCAGCGGCGGGCAAGCAGGACATCACGATTCGTCAACTGCTCACGCACACCTCGGGGTTCAGGGCCTGGATCCCGCTCTACAACGCTCCGACGTACGAGGAGAAGCTCCAGCTCGTCTGGAACCAGGCGCCACTCAACCCGCCGGGCTCGACCTATCTCTACTCCGACCTCAACCTCATCTCGCTGCACCTGGTGCTGGAGCGCATCACGGGCCGGGCGCTGGATGTCCTGTTGCGCGAGGAGATCACCGCACCGCTCGGCCTCACCAGCACCCGTTACAACCCGCCGGCCTCCTGGAGACCGAGGATCGCCGCCACGGAGGACGCCCGTAAGCCCTGGTCAGGTCTGGATCGGGGGCTGGTGTGGGGCGAGGTGCACGACGAGAACGCCTTCAGCCTCGGCGGGGTCGCCGGTCACGCGGGGGTGTTCTCCGACGCGTGGGACCTGGCGGTGCTGGGCCGCACCCTGCTCAACGGCGGAACGTACGGCAAGGCCCGCATCCTGCGCCCGGAGTCGGTGGAGCTGATGTTCACCGACTTCAACACCGCCTTCCCCGGTGACGAGCACGGGCTCGGCTTCGAGCTCTACCAGCACTGGTACATGGGCGCGATGGCCACGCCGCGCACGGCGGGTCACACCGGCTTCACCGGCACCTCGCTGGTGCTCGACCCGACGACCGACTCCTTCCTGATCGTGCTCGGCAACTCGGTCCATCCGGTGCGCACTTGGCGCTCCGGATCGGCTCCGCGGGTGGCCGCCGGGAACAGCATGGCCCGCGCGGTGGCGGTCCGCCCGGCTCATGGCCGTACGGCATGGTTCTCCGGGATGGCGAACGCCACGGACGCCACCCTCACGCTGCCCGCGCTGGACACGTCGTCGGGCGACACGCGGCTGCGGTGCGCGCTGTGGTGGGACATCGAGCCCGCGGACACCCTGACCTTGGAGGCCACGACGGACGGCGGGGCGAGTTGGCAGCCGGTGCCGTTCACCACGGAGCACGACGGCGCGCAGGATCACCCCGGCGGTTCGGTCACCGGCTGGTCGGGACGGACCTGGTACCGGCTCTCGGCCCGCCTCCCGGCAGCTCGCCGACTCGCGCTGCGCTGGCGGTACTCCAGCGACCGGCTGTACGCCGGCCGGGGTGCGTACGTCGACGGGCTGCGCATCGGCACGGGTGACTGCGTCCTGTTCGACGAGTCACGTCCCGCGGACGCGGCCCGGATCGAGGCCGTCGGCTGGACCGCGTCCGGGGACTGA